gacattcccccgaggcaagtagggtgaagtgccttgcccaaggacacaacgtcatttttgcacggccgggaatcgatctggcaaccttctgattactagcccgattccctaaccgctcagccatctgacaaatCTTATCTTGCCCAGGTGGCATAACTGCCAACTGACATAAGCCTGGATACAAGTCACACCCTTTTCTACATCCTAGGGATTACTAGGATGAACCTTGGTCTTGCCTATCCACAAGCTTATGCTGTGGCCCTCTGGGACCTAGTGTGACATAGTAGAGCCAGCACTGAGGTGGGAGAAAAGTCTGACACTTCCCTAGTTACTAATGACCTCTGTGTCACGGGTGGAGGTGTAATGATCTCAGACACACTACTCACAtctctgggggagagagatcatACTACTGTACCTGCCTCTTACGGGCGTCATCTGCTGAGCTCTACCTCTCTTACACAAAAAATGTCCAGTACTCACTGAAACATTATGTTTTATGCTTCAATGTTATCTCTTCAACTCATACACTGACCTGCCGTCATTTTAAGTATGAAAATGTTCAAAATCCAATAAAAATGTAGATTTCAACAGACTTACCATTTGTACTTTCACTTTCCATTACCAAAGCTGTCTAAGCTTGCTACCTCGAATGAGATAACCTCGACGTAATAAGGCTATAAGTAAatctggaagaagaaaaaacaatgTGCATCTTTAACACATGATCATGGGTACATCACTACCACTACTAATTTTGCATGCTGTCCCGTTAGTGTACATAACACAATAAACTACAGTGTTGATAATAAACAGGAGATGATCCTTCCATCTGGCTTGCCTAGTTGTCCTCGATCTGACAAGCCACCTGCTCGCGatgttagctaggctagctagccagctttgAGACTACAGCACTTTAGATTGCTTTGATTGATAGCCAACGAATTTCCAAACTAATTATGATTTGCTGTGCATAGCTATTTTAGGAAACACTTGTTGTAATCCAATGTTTAAACTCACAACTCGTTGACTTCACCATTCAGTCTGTCTTGTTTGGACTCCTATTGATGGTTGGTTGCTAGACAGCTCGCGCTGAGAGCTTTGGGAGCCAATCCGGTGGCGACGGCTTTCACTCTTTAGTGTTTCTGGGGTGTGTTCACGTCACGCCATGCACTCATCTAAGCGTTTAGCTAAATGGTTCGAAAGTAATGCACAATATTAAAACATTACATCAagtaaattatttatttttcattgtaATTTATCAATTCAAAGTTCTTTATCGTTGAGGATCCACATTCAATATGTTTTGTAGCGAAACGCTCTTGAACAAACCTAAGATTTGTTCCGGAAGATGTGAGCAAGGGAAGGCGTGTTTCCGGAAGACGTGGCTGCTGTCGGCTGTGACAGCTGTCAGGATTCATTTTTGTTAAGCCGCAAATATTTCTAGTTAATGTGCCTCGAACATTTTATCCATCGTCAAAATGATCTCTCTTACGGATTCACAGAGTAAGACATTTCTATCTGACTGCAGCTATGATAAGCCGGTACTGTTGACTTGCTAACATGTCAGTTTACATACATTACTTATGCTAAGCTAACTGATGAGTATTCTTGTTAGCCTATTGGAGTATAAGCTTGCTGTTGGCTAACATTAGTGACAAGGCAATGTTAGCAGCTACTTTATATCTCAAGATAGTTATTGGTCTTATTAGCAACGAGAGAGAACTAATTATTATCAATGCTGTCCATCCATTTTCCTCATggtgaacattttaaatgatgtgtgtctgtgctcacGCACTGAGATATGTTCCATGTCTCATCCTAATCACTACACATCACTGACTGCCTATTGATTCTGCCCGGGCCCAGAAATGATTGATTAGCAGTGATCAAATATTACATCACAAGTTTTGAATGAAGAATTGAATGCAAGTCATATGAGTAAAACTatgtgaaatgtatttttcctTTGTTTTTGCAGAGATAGGGATAGGGCTGACTGGTTTCGGAgtgttctttctcttctttgGGATGATCCTGTTCTTTGACAAAGCCCTCCTGGCTATTGGAAATGTAAGTGATGTCCTGTGAAACACTTCCTGTCAGCTATGGAAGCCAAAGGAGAAacaatttttttaattgttaatgtcactctttttttcttttttttttcacaatctCTCGCTTCGAAGATCCTCTTCGTAGCGGGGCTCGCCTTTGTCATCGGGCTCGAGAGAACGTTCCGGTTCTTCTTCCAGAAGCACAAGATGAAGGCCACCAGCTTCTTCCTGGGTGGTGTGCTTGTGGTGCTCATCGGCTGGCCCATCGTGGGTGTGGTGCTGGAGGTCTACGGCTTCTTCCTTCTGTTCAGGTGAGGATGATCTGATCCAAGGTCCAATCAGCAGTCCTTCATTCTGGCTGTGGTTCTTCTCTACCATCTCTACCTGTCACAGTTGCTGGCTCTGTTTGGCAGAGGATTGTATCATGATGAGGTATGTCTGTGTGCTTCTCCTCCAGGGGGTTCTTCCCAGTGATAGTGGGGTTCATCAGGAGGATACCTGTCCTGGGCTCCATCCTTAACTTCTCCTTCCTCAGTGGGGTGAGTGTAGGAGCCAAGCTGCATGCTCTCTAGCTTCACTGACCTGACAAAAGGATGCAGGTTGCCTACTAATTCAGAcagagaactgtgtgtgtttgtgtgtgtgtgtgtgttgtggcgcCTTTGTTCTAAGGTGatgttgtgtgtctctgtcttccTAAAGCCTTCCTAAGGTTTTGAAGACTATCAGAAGGCTTGGTCAGTCACTGCAGATTTCCCTTTGCATGTGAGCATGAAGTTGCATGCACTAACGTGTGCACTAATGTATCCGTGTCCTACTCCACTGTATAGATATAACGGTCCATTCCTGATACGGACACAATCACATTTAGAATTTACTGTGTCATTTCATATTGATGTTCTCCATGAAGGTCATTCATTTGAGTGAGAACTAGTATATGCATTCTTTCGATACCCTTAAGTCTCATGCATAGTCATGCTGTTGTTCTATATTCTAAGGTGTTTGGACACTGATTTAACCagcttttattttgtttt
The Osmerus eperlanus chromosome 17, fOsmEpe2.1, whole genome shotgun sequence DNA segment above includes these coding regions:
- the golt1ba gene encoding golgi transport 1Ba → MISLTDSQKIGIGLTGFGVFFLFFGMILFFDKALLAIGNILFVAGLAFVIGLERTFRFFFQKHKMKATSFFLGGVLVVLIGWPIVGVVLEVYGFFLLFRGFFPVIVGFIRRIPVLGSILNFSFLSGYVDKLGESNTMV